GATCGAGGTGCCCGGCTGACCGACGGGGCCGACCGAGATCCAGCGCATCTTGCCCTGGCCGACATCGCTGCGGACCTCGAAGCCGAGGAGGTCGCGGTAGAAGGCGAGCGAAGCGTCCGGGTCGTCATGCGGCAGGGAAGCCGTGTGAATCGTGATGTCCATGGCAAGCAGGCTAGGGGCGACCGCGCGAACCGAACTTCTCGATTCCTGATCCGCCACCTGCCGCCGCCCCGACACGCCGTGACGTTCACGGGGGATGTCACGCGGAGCGCACCCGCTCCCCGCGACAGATCCCCCGGCACCCCCGTCACAGCGTCGACCGGCCGTGGGCGCCGGCCGTCAGGACAGCGCCGCGCCGGTCCCCCGTGGCCGAGGACGGCCTCGCGGCCGTCCTGTCGGCCTCTGGGCTCTAGCCCCAGTTCTGGCCCGCGGGCTCCTGGATGGTGGCGTTCAGCCGGTTGAAGAAGTTCGTCGTCGCGATCATGAGGAGGATCGCGGCGAGCTGCTGCTCCGTGAAGTGGTCGGCGGCCTCGTCCCAGATCGCGTCCGGCACGGCCTGACCGCTGCGGTCGGCCAGCCGGGTGGCGGCCTCGGTCAGTGCGAGCGCGGCGCGCTCGGAGTCCGTGAAGAACGGCGTCTCGCGCCAGGCCGCGACGGCGTGCAGACGCTCGTCGGTCTCCCCGCCCTTCTTGGCGCCCGTGACGCCGCCGTGGACACAGGCGCTGCAGCCGTTGATCTGGCTCGCGCGCAGGTGCACCAGATCCAGCGTGCGCGGTTCGACGCCGCCCTGGTGCATGGCCTTGTAGAGGTTCTGAATGCCGGTCATGGCGTCCGGCAGAAGCTTGGCGGGGTTCTGCATACGAGCCTTCATCAGGTGCTCCCTCAGGGGTGTTTTCCGTCCTTCACAACACTGACCGAGCCTGCCCTACGGAGGTGACCGGCGAACGGGGAAAAGCATGCGGGCGACGGACCGCCCCTTCGGCGACCAGCGGATTTAAGGGAGTCTCGAGCGTGCCCCCGGCCTTCCTCAAGGGAGCCTCGAGCGCGCCTGTGCCACCTCTCAGCCGATCCACCAGCGCGATTCCACCACGACGTCCCCCCGTCGCGGCACCCGGTCGTAAGGGCCGCTCGAAGGGATCGGGGGCGACGGCGGGGTGCGCGTACGGGCCCGGTCCGCCGCCCGCCGGGCCCGTACGCCAGGGCGGCCTCACGGGGCTCGAGTAGGGAATCAGCCAGAACCGGAGTGCCATGGGGCGCGGGAGTCCCGGGTTCAAGCCAACTCGAGGGGGGCTCCACCAGGACTCCACCCCTCTGGTGAAGAACCTTTGTATCACCAGTTCCGTCCGAGCCCCCGCTCCACGGCTCCTGACCCTCAGCGAGAGTCACATGACGACCCAGACCCCGGCACCATCCTCCACGGAAACGGAACCACCGCCCGCTTCTTCCCCCACCGTTGCGAGCCGGTACGCGGCCTTCGTCGCCGGCCGGCGCTCCAAGTGGGTCGTGCTTGTGCTGTGGTTCCTGCTGATGGGCATCGGTGGCTCGCTGGCCGCCGGCCTTGCAGACGTACAGGACAACGACCCCGAGACCTGGCTGCCGTCGAGCGCGCAGTCGACCAAGGCGGTGCAGCTCGCGGAGCAGTACTTCGCCGACAAGGACTCCAGCTCCGCAGTCATCGTCTACGCCCGTGAGGGCGGCCTCACCCCGGCCGACCTGTCCAAGATCGACGCCGATCGCGCCCTGCTCGGCGACAAGGTGGCCGTCGGCGAGGTCTCCTCCGCCGTGGTCTCCGAGGACAAGGTCGCGGCGTTCGTGAGCGTTCCGCTGCGCACCTCGCCCAGCGACAACAAGGTGCTCACCGACAAGGTGGAGGAAGCCGGCAAGCTCACCTCCGAGGGCGCCCCCGCCGGTCTCGACGTCAAGATCACCGGCGAGGCCGGGAGCATCCGCGACTTCGCCGAGGTCTACTCCGGCATGGACGGCGCCCTCCTGGGTGCCGCGCTCGCCGTGGTGGCGCTGCTGCTGCTCGTGACCTACCGCAGCCCGGTGCTGTGGCTGATTCCGCTGATCGCCGTGGGGCTGGCCAGCCAGGTGGCGAGCGGCGTGGTCTACCTCCTCGCCAAGCACGCGGGGCTGGTGGTCAACGGTCAGAGCGCCTACGTCCTGATGGTGCTGTCCGTGGGCGTGGGCACCGACTACGCCCTGCTGATCATCGCCCGCTACCGGGAAGAGCTGCACCGGCACGAAGACCGCCACACGGCGATGGCGCTGGCCGTGAACGGCTCGCTGCCGGCTCTGGCCGCCTCCGCCGCTACGGTGGCGGTCGCGACGCTGTGCCTGGTGTTCGGCAGCATGAACAGCACCAAGGGTCTGGGACCGGTCGTCGCCATCGGCGTTGTCCTGGTGTTCTTCGCCATGACCTCGCTGCTGCCGGCGCTGCTGGTGATCCTGGGCCGCTGGGTGTTCTGGCCCGTGAAGCCGCGCGTCACCGCGGGATACGACCCGAACTCCGCCCAGGGCCACGGCAAGTGGGCGAAGATCGCCGCAGCCGTGGGACGGCGCCCGCGCGCCGTGTGGATCGGCACGGCGCTGGTGCTGGGCGTCATGGCGCTGGGCGTCTTCGGCGTACAGACCGGCCAGACCCAGGCGGAGCAGTTCACCGGCAAGGTCGACTCGGTCACCGGCCAGCAGCTGCTGGCCAAGCACTTCCCCGCGGGCTCGTCGGCTCCCGCCGATGTGTACGTCCGCGACGCCGGGGCCGAATCCGCGACGGCCACCGTCGCCAAGGTGCCCGGTGTGTCCTCCGTCGACACCCAAGTGGCCAAGGGCGGCTGGACGCACCTGACCGCAGTGCTCCGCGACGCTCCGGACTCCGCGGCCGCCAAGGACACCATCAAGGACATCAGGAAGGCACTGGACGGCTCGACCGGTCCGGCGGCCGACGCGATCGTCGGAGGCCAGACGGCCGTGGCGCTCGACGTCTCCGAGGGGCAGAGCAGCGAGGAGAAGCTGCTGATCCCGCTGATCCTCGCCGTGGTGCTGGTGATGCTCCTCATCCTGCTGCGGGCGGTCATCGGATCGCTGGTGCTGCTCGTGTCCGTGGTGCTGTCGTTCGCGGCAGCCGTCGGCACGGCCTCGCTGCTGTTCCACGTACTCGACCACGCGAAGATCGACCGCGGGCTGGTGCTGTTCGGCTTCATCTTCCTCGTCGCGCTGGGTGTCGACTACACCATCTTCTTGATGACGCGCGCCAAGGAAGAGGTGCAGCTGCGCGGGCACCGCGAGGGAATCCTCACCGCCGTGACGGTGACCGGCGGCGTCATCACGTCGGCGGGCGTGGTGCTGGCTGCCACGTTCCTCGTCCTCGCGGCCATCCCCACGGTCAGCGCACTGCAGCAGGGGCTGCTGGTAGCGGTCGGAATCCTCCTCGACACGTTCCTGGTCCGCAGCCTGCTGGTTCCGGCGCTGGCCCTGGACCTGGGGCCGCGCTTCTGGCGGCCGGGCCTGCCGGAGCTGGAGGCGGCGCCGCACGAGTCCGGGAAGAGCCGGGCCGACGTGCCGACCACCGTCTGAGATCGCGGTGTGACGCCGTAGGTCACCGGACGTACTGATCTGCGGTTCCTCCCAGTACGACGCAGGCGGCCGTTCCTCACGCTTCGAGGTGTCAACCAACGAAGCGCCGAGGAGCGGCCGCTGCGTCTGTGTGTCCCTTCCCCGGCCGAACGCCGTCCCCGTCGGCCGGACCACCCCGCCCGACGCAGGCTCCCTCGGCCGCCACGAGGCCGTCCTCGACGCCCTCGGGTGCCCCCGACGCCGTGGAGTTCCCGCCGTACATCCCCGTCGTCAACGCCCCCTGCGGCCGCCGCGTCCACACCGCCGGCCGCGGCGAACCGACGCGGATCCCGGCCCGACGCCGCCCCGGACCACCCGTCCTCCAGGGCGCGCACGACGTCCTCACGCCCGTCGCCCCGGCCCGCCGCCTGCCTCTTCGACGAGGTCACCACCCACGCGCCGTCCCGCAGCGGGTCGCACGGAGGGAGGCGCAGCCGTGCCACCGGAAAGCCCCTCCCGC
This portion of the Streptomyces sp. NBC_01244 genome encodes:
- a CDS encoding MMPL family transporter is translated as MTTQTPAPSSTETEPPPASSPTVASRYAAFVAGRRSKWVVLVLWFLLMGIGGSLAAGLADVQDNDPETWLPSSAQSTKAVQLAEQYFADKDSSSAVIVYAREGGLTPADLSKIDADRALLGDKVAVGEVSSAVVSEDKVAAFVSVPLRTSPSDNKVLTDKVEEAGKLTSEGAPAGLDVKITGEAGSIRDFAEVYSGMDGALLGAALAVVALLLLVTYRSPVLWLIPLIAVGLASQVASGVVYLLAKHAGLVVNGQSAYVLMVLSVGVGTDYALLIIARYREELHRHEDRHTAMALAVNGSLPALAASAATVAVATLCLVFGSMNSTKGLGPVVAIGVVLVFFAMTSLLPALLVILGRWVFWPVKPRVTAGYDPNSAQGHGKWAKIAAAVGRRPRAVWIGTALVLGVMALGVFGVQTGQTQAEQFTGKVDSVTGQQLLAKHFPAGSSAPADVYVRDAGAESATATVAKVPGVSSVDTQVAKGGWTHLTAVLRDAPDSAAAKDTIKDIRKALDGSTGPAADAIVGGQTAVALDVSEGQSSEEKLLIPLILAVVLVMLLILLRAVIGSLVLLVSVVLSFAAAVGTASLLFHVLDHAKIDRGLVLFGFIFLVALGVDYTIFLMTRAKEEVQLRGHREGILTAVTVTGGVITSAGVVLAATFLVLAAIPTVSALQQGLLVAVGILLDTFLVRSLLVPALALDLGPRFWRPGLPELEAAPHESGKSRADVPTTV
- a CDS encoding carboxymuconolactone decarboxylase family protein, with the protein product MKARMQNPAKLLPDAMTGIQNLYKAMHQGGVEPRTLDLVHLRASQINGCSACVHGGVTGAKKGGETDERLHAVAAWRETPFFTDSERAALALTEAATRLADRSGQAVPDAIWDEAADHFTEQQLAAILLMIATTNFFNRLNATIQEPAGQNWG